In a single window of the Sylvia atricapilla isolate bSylAtr1 chromosome 22, bSylAtr1.pri, whole genome shotgun sequence genome:
- the AURKAIP1 gene encoding LOW QUALITY PROTEIN: small ribosomal subunit protein mS38 (The sequence of the model RefSeq protein was modified relative to this genomic sequence to represent the inferred CDS: inserted 1 base in 1 codon; deleted 1 base in 1 codon), translated as MLISRLSSQLLKASRIAGHLLPRSVSSFLCCRSLSAHYSTQPSSSSGAQPQQWHTLDPELEEILIPRKLSISPLESWLTVRYSLPKAEGAQEETSHENPQPCTQCPPAAEPGDVEEGEGALGDKVQCRNVLKIRRRKMNRHKYKKLLKRRKFIRRKIKEGRKRRRQIKFEKDLERIWKKXGLRSAPAGWQTPKIYLRSSRR; from the exons ATGTTAATATCACGGCTGAGT TCCCAGTTACTGAAGGCTTCGAGAATTGCAG GCCACCTCCTGCCCAGGTCAGtgtcctccttcctctgctgccgCTCTCTGTCTGCACATTACAGCACCCAGCCCTCCAGCTCCAgtggggctcagccccagcagtggcacACTCTGgacccagagctggaggagatcCTGATCCCCAGGAAACTCTCCATCAGCCCTTTGGAGAGCTGGCTGACTGTCAGGTACTCCCTGCCCAAAGCTGAGGGGGCTCAGGAAGAAACCAGCCATGAAAACCCTCAGCCTTGCACCCAGtgtcctcctgctgctgagccaggggatgtggaggaaggagaaggagcccTGGGTGACAAAGTGCAGTGCAGGAATGTCCTCAAGATCCGCAGGAGGAAGATGAACAGGCACAAGTACAAGAAGCTGCTCAAGAGGAGGAAGTTCATCCGCAGGAAGATAAAGGAGGGCCGCAAGAGGAGGCGTCAG ATAAAATTTGAGAAAGATTTGGAGCGCATCTGGAAAA CTGGCTTGAGAAGTGCTCCTGCTGGCTGGCAAACCCCCAAAATCTACCTGAGGAGTtccagaagatga